A region of Streptomyces paludis DNA encodes the following proteins:
- a CDS encoding sodium:solute symporter family protein yields the protein MNSLDWTVLIAYFGVMIAIGLWSHKRVDNVSDFFTAGGRMPWWLSGISHHMSGYSAVMFTGYAGIAYTFGVTSFVTWSLPIAIGIGIGSKLFAPRLNRLRSRLHVASPLEYLKNRYDLRTQQALAWSGLLLKIVDVGAKWAAIATLLSVFTGISLNQGILITGVITGIYCTIGGLWADALTELGQFIIQLFAGIAMLVAVMGELGGFSALWTVWDKLPDGHASPTAGPYTVTFLLAFLFIKTFEYNGGMWNQAQRYMATANAREATRSARLSAVLWLVWPLVLFFPMWCAPLLVTAEKPDASDAYALMTEQLLPHGLLGLVIVGFFSHTMAMCSSDANAIAAVFTRDIAPTLSKAARTWSARAGLLAARLSTITFLALSMAVATQVNSPTFKDIITVVIKWVAGLMGPIAIPFMLGMLKTFRRSGPTAALTSWSMGLLAFWLVNYPINWNVSGGVPLQYQVSVPLAVSLVLYIVIGFLKPEDTPARDVLLARINGQGDGDGSGLTAESLKVPAQGTQATRGKHGKREDSGSSGG from the coding sequence ATGAACAGCCTCGACTGGACCGTGCTCATCGCCTACTTCGGTGTGATGATCGCGATTGGCCTGTGGTCGCACAAACGCGTGGACAATGTCAGTGACTTCTTCACCGCCGGCGGCAGGATGCCCTGGTGGCTGTCGGGCATCTCGCACCACATGTCCGGCTACAGCGCGGTGATGTTCACCGGATACGCGGGCATCGCCTATACCTTCGGCGTCACCTCGTTCGTCACCTGGTCCCTGCCCATCGCCATCGGTATCGGGATCGGCTCCAAGCTCTTCGCGCCCCGGCTGAACCGGCTGCGCTCCCGATTACACGTCGCGTCGCCGCTCGAATACCTCAAGAACCGCTACGACCTGAGAACACAGCAGGCCCTCGCCTGGTCGGGGCTGCTGCTGAAGATCGTGGACGTCGGCGCCAAATGGGCCGCCATCGCCACCCTGCTCTCCGTCTTCACCGGTATCTCCCTCAACCAGGGCATCCTCATCACCGGTGTCATCACGGGTATCTACTGCACCATCGGCGGGCTGTGGGCCGACGCCCTCACCGAACTCGGGCAGTTCATCATCCAGCTCTTCGCCGGTATCGCGATGCTCGTCGCCGTCATGGGCGAGCTGGGCGGGTTCAGCGCGCTGTGGACGGTCTGGGACAAGCTCCCGGACGGGCACGCGTCACCGACGGCCGGCCCGTACACCGTCACCTTCCTGCTCGCGTTCCTCTTCATCAAGACGTTCGAGTACAACGGCGGCATGTGGAACCAGGCGCAGCGCTACATGGCGACCGCCAACGCCCGCGAGGCGACCCGCTCGGCCCGGCTCTCCGCCGTCCTCTGGCTGGTCTGGCCGCTGGTGCTGTTCTTCCCGATGTGGTGCGCGCCGCTGCTGGTGACGGCGGAGAAGCCCGACGCGTCGGACGCGTACGCCCTCATGACCGAACAGCTGCTGCCGCACGGGCTGCTGGGCCTGGTCATCGTCGGCTTCTTCTCGCACACGATGGCCATGTGCTCCTCCGACGCGAACGCCATCGCGGCCGTCTTCACCCGCGATATCGCCCCCACCCTCTCCAAGGCGGCGCGCACCTGGTCGGCGCGGGCGGGGCTGCTGGCGGCGCGGCTGTCGACCATCACCTTCCTGGCGCTGTCGATGGCCGTCGCGACCCAGGTCAACTCGCCGACGTTCAAGGACATCATCACCGTCGTCATCAAGTGGGTGGCGGGGCTGATGGGGCCGATCGCGATCCCGTTCATGCTCGGGATGCTCAAGACGTTCCGCAGATCGGGCCCGACGGCCGCGCTCACCAGCTGGTCGATGGGGCTGCTGGCCTTCTGGCTGGTCAACTATCCGATCAACTGGAACGTGTCGGGCGGGGTCCCGCTCCAGTACCAGGTCTCCGTACCGCTCGCGGTGTCGCTGGTGCTCTACATCGTGATCGGCTTCCTGAAGCCGGAGGACACGCCGGCACGCGACGTACTGCTGGCGCGGATCAACGGGCAGGGCGACGGGGACGGGTCCGGGCTGACGGCCGAGTCGCTGAAGGTGCCCGCGCAGGGGACGCAGGCGACACGGGGGAAGCACGGCAAGCGGGAGGACTCGGGGTCCTCGGGCGGCTGA
- a CDS encoding DUF397 domain-containing protein, with translation MAILQGATDTWTKSSYSGGNGACVEVKSPVVQTIAVRDSKAPEGPSISFAPTSWNAFVQQMTTGAFDRG, from the coding sequence ATGGCAATTCTTCAGGGCGCTACGGACACGTGGACGAAGTCCTCGTACTCCGGCGGAAACGGCGCATGCGTAGAGGTCAAGTCCCCCGTCGTCCAGACCATTGCCGTCCGGGACTCGAAAGCCCCCGAGGGGCCGTCGATCTCCTTCGCGCCCACCTCGTGGAACGCGTTCGTGCAGCAGATGACCACGGGCGCCTTCGACCGCGGCTGA
- a CDS encoding ADP-ribosylglycohydrolase family protein — MSTPSGAIWGRVEQQDFRSRVRGCLLGGAMGDALGAGVAMMTLDEMRAAYGAEGVVDFVPAYGRRGGVTAATQLTLFTVDGLIRAQIRRDTGAWHPPTDVYRAHQRWVATQRDWGPDLRRKDNGWLAQEEWLYARRDPTISTLTGFAGEVMGSLDQPRNPIARDAGALVRSAPFGLLVGWEPQLVCQLALECAVQSHGSPGAYLSAGAFAAIVHAPARGETLETGVERALALLAPRPGHEPVTEALQQAMAAVRQGAPGPSVIASLGEGRTAESALAVGVYCALVAEDVRQGLRLAVNHDGPSAATASLCGALLGALHGETALPPAWVAELEGRPTLLEMADDFAMEMTQGRALHSPSETASGWLARYPRG, encoded by the coding sequence GTGAGCACACCGTCCGGTGCCATCTGGGGCCGTGTGGAGCAGCAGGACTTCCGCAGCCGGGTGCGGGGCTGTCTGCTCGGCGGCGCGATGGGCGACGCGCTGGGCGCGGGGGTCGCGATGATGACCCTCGACGAGATGCGGGCGGCGTACGGCGCCGAGGGCGTGGTGGACTTCGTCCCCGCGTACGGCCGCCGGGGCGGGGTCACCGCGGCGACCCAGCTGACCCTCTTCACCGTCGACGGGCTGATACGGGCCCAGATCCGCCGCGACACCGGCGCCTGGCATCCGCCCACCGACGTCTACCGCGCCCATCAGCGCTGGGTCGCGACCCAGCGCGACTGGGGCCCCGATCTGCGCCGCAAGGACAACGGCTGGCTCGCGCAGGAGGAGTGGCTCTACGCGCGGAGGGACCCGACGATCTCCACCCTCACCGGCTTTGCGGGCGAGGTCATGGGCTCGCTCGACCAGCCGAGGAACCCGATCGCGCGAGACGCGGGCGCGCTGGTGCGGTCCGCGCCGTTCGGGCTGCTGGTGGGCTGGGAACCGCAGCTGGTCTGCCAGCTGGCGCTGGAGTGCGCCGTGCAGTCGCACGGCTCGCCGGGCGCGTATCTCTCGGCGGGCGCCTTCGCCGCGATCGTGCACGCGCCGGCCCGCGGCGAGACGCTGGAGACGGGCGTGGAACGCGCCCTCGCGCTGCTCGCGCCGCGCCCCGGCCACGAGCCGGTGACGGAGGCCCTCCAGCAGGCGATGGCCGCCGTACGGCAGGGGGCGCCGGGCCCGTCGGTGATCGCGTCGCTCGGCGAGGGCCGGACCGCCGAGTCCGCGCTCGCCGTCGGCGTCTACTGCGCGCTGGTCGCCGAGGACGTACGGCAGGGCCTGCGCCTCGCCGTCAACCACGACGGCCCCTCCGCCGCGACCGCGAGCCTGTGCGGCGCCCTGCTCGGCGCGCTGCACGGGGAGACGGCCCTGCCGCCGGCCTGGGTGGCCGAGCTGGAGGGCCGTCCGACCCTGCTGGAGATGGCCGACGACTTCGCGATGGAGATGACCCAGGGCCGCGCCCTGCACAGCCCGTCGGAGACGGCATCGGGCTGGCTGGCGCGCTATCCGCGGGGGTAG